One Gimesia aquarii DNA segment encodes these proteins:
- a CDS encoding DUF58 domain-containing protein: MLIGIFIFIYTFQAPRTLGRFHHNLPLILRLASGGLFLWGLHHVLLIVFPTLKRFQVKRIGRNRVSLPRDGMVYLMMMMVLFVGSVLSRENMLMLVFAMMTGPFVLNGWITFSMLKKIQLKRIIPKRVMVGESFTAEITLKNSKRLIAAYLMEVNDYFTNQDDQLEASVVFRRVGPRQQLSAHYYAKLMRRGVYEFGPLQVSTRYPLGLVKRGAVFSEYSEIIVHPQIGRLSSHWTDDFFSIAEMAQQNRNRRGVFDDEFNHIREYRTGDSQRAIHWRSSARQGELMVQEYQQNRNYDLIIGLDLYLPSSADQNQQERVEWAVSFVGTLCREHLKNSRDTKLTLISQGKSLDVLEVGIGSMGLEYLLDFLATLQPGSSKPEMKFGASIAQAHSQRSRTVLVTTREENGLNKEDHLQSIFEEQGIEINGQPITIEAAPEILSRWLVLEAK, encoded by the coding sequence ATGCTCATTGGCATATTTATTTTTATATATACATTTCAAGCCCCGCGCACACTGGGACGATTCCACCATAATCTCCCGTTAATCCTGCGTCTTGCCAGTGGAGGCCTCTTTCTCTGGGGACTTCACCATGTACTGCTGATTGTTTTCCCGACGTTAAAACGATTCCAGGTCAAACGCATTGGACGCAACCGCGTTTCACTTCCGCGAGATGGTATGGTTTACCTTATGATGATGATGGTCCTCTTTGTCGGCTCGGTGCTGTCTCGAGAAAATATGTTGATGCTTGTGTTTGCGATGATGACCGGCCCGTTCGTTTTAAATGGCTGGATCACATTCAGTATGTTAAAAAAAATTCAACTCAAGCGGATCATTCCCAAACGGGTGATGGTGGGTGAGTCTTTTACAGCAGAAATTACTCTGAAAAACAGTAAACGCCTCATTGCAGCTTACCTGATGGAAGTAAACGATTACTTTACAAACCAAGATGATCAACTGGAAGCTTCTGTTGTCTTTCGTAGAGTGGGCCCAAGACAGCAGTTATCAGCTCACTATTATGCCAAGTTGATGCGTCGAGGAGTATACGAATTTGGTCCATTACAAGTTTCCACACGGTATCCTCTGGGGTTGGTTAAACGTGGTGCTGTATTTTCAGAATATAGCGAAATCATCGTTCATCCCCAAATCGGAAGATTAAGTTCGCATTGGACTGATGACTTTTTCTCTATTGCAGAAATGGCTCAACAAAACCGAAATCGACGTGGTGTGTTCGATGATGAATTTAACCATATTCGTGAGTATCGGACTGGCGACAGCCAGCGCGCCATTCACTGGCGAAGTTCTGCTCGTCAGGGAGAATTGATGGTTCAGGAATATCAGCAGAATCGAAACTATGATTTGATCATAGGGCTGGACTTGTATTTACCTTCCTCTGCAGATCAGAATCAGCAAGAACGGGTAGAATGGGCAGTCAGCTTTGTCGGAACACTTTGCCGAGAGCATTTAAAGAACAGCCGCGACACCAAGCTGACTCTGATTTCACAGGGAAAGTCACTGGATGTTTTGGAAGTCGGCATCGGTTCGATGGGACTAGAATACTTGCTGGACTTTCTGGCAACATTACAACCAGGAAGTTCAAAGCCTGAAATGAAATTTGGAGCGTCAATCGCACAAGCGCATTCTCAGCGTTCGAGAACAGTTTTAGTGACAACAAGAGAAGAAAACGGTTTGAATAAAGAGGACCATTTACAATCCATTTTTGAAGAGCAAGGGATTGAGATCAACGGACAGCCTATAACGATTGAAGCGGCACCTGAAATCCTCTCGCGCTGGTTGGTTCTGGAAGCAAAATAA
- a CDS encoding peptide chain release factor family protein — MMTSSDAVNSLSEKIHPACLDHELLLKDCQIQNVRRSGPGGQHRNKVETGVVIKHHPTKILGEASEKRQQGRNRSVALFRLRINLALQHRIHEIPKSASNLWQRRIYNGTIKANSEHDDFPALLAEAMDTLAYYQFDLKQASEYLKCSASQLIKFLKKEPRAFALLNQKRNDLGLHALK, encoded by the coding sequence ATGATGACATCATCTGACGCTGTAAACTCTCTCTCTGAAAAAATACACCCCGCCTGTCTTGATCATGAGCTGTTGTTGAAAGACTGCCAAATTCAAAATGTCAGAAGATCTGGACCGGGAGGGCAGCATCGTAACAAAGTCGAAACGGGAGTGGTCATTAAACATCACCCAACAAAGATACTGGGTGAAGCCTCTGAAAAACGCCAACAAGGTCGGAACCGTTCGGTTGCGTTATTTCGATTGCGTATCAATTTGGCTCTTCAACACCGTATACATGAGATTCCAAAATCAGCAAGCAATCTCTGGCAACGGAGAATTTATAACGGGACAATCAAAGCCAATTCTGAACATGATGACTTCCCCGCGTTGCTAGCTGAGGCAATGGATACGCTTGCCTATTATCAGTTTGACCTCAAACAAGCCAGCGAATATTTAAAATGTTCAGCATCACAACTAATTAAATTTCTCAAAAAAGAACCACGCGCGTTTGCCCTCCTCAATCAAAAACGAAACGATTTAGGACTACACGCTTTGAAGTAA
- a CDS encoding leucine-rich repeat domain-containing protein: MLKFVINGVKLRLPMLVCLALVYLTVTGCGKAQDPNSRPVTEYVLQSGGKVIRVSSDLPIDSTAKIPEEDFSIREIDLTNAKIKNIDMKKLSDLPNLESLNLHGTRLNDKGLTLITNLPNLKSLELAYTRVSDEEVSKLTRFPKLKKIFLYGTAVKPQTIEDLKSNLRGSVVYK, encoded by the coding sequence ATGCTGAAATTTGTCATTAATGGGGTTAAGTTAAGACTCCCAATGCTAGTTTGCTTAGCTCTTGTCTACTTAACAGTTACAGGGTGTGGAAAAGCACAGGATCCAAATAGCCGGCCTGTGACAGAATATGTACTGCAATCGGGAGGTAAAGTAATTCGAGTTTCCAGTGATCTGCCCATCGATTCTACTGCTAAGATTCCAGAAGAAGATTTTTCGATACGAGAAATTGATCTTACCAATGCAAAAATTAAAAACATTGATATGAAAAAACTATCTGATTTGCCAAATTTGGAGTCACTTAATTTGCATGGAACGCGATTGAATGATAAAGGCTTGACCTTGATTACAAATTTACCAAATCTAAAATCACTGGAACTTGCTTATACTCGGGTTAGCGATGAAGAAGTGAGTAAGTTGACACGTTTTCCCAAGCTAAAAAAAATCTTTCTCTATGGAACAGCTGTAAAGCCACAGACAATTGAAGATCTCAAATCAAATCTGCGTGGGAGCGTGGTTTATAAGTAA
- a CDS encoding DUF3488 and DUF4129 domain-containing transglutaminase family protein translates to MNLTLTFQLSIYLLISLSSIMFMLAEGGAFPQLVTIPLGLLTLFFTDRWSKFSLSPLWANVLGLFAFLFVCAEFFSDIEGRLLSGAHFLVYLTWIILLQKKGDTQYWWLCALGFLQIAVGSVLTESGYYGILLVIYLFLSIWTLSIFSLYRTRNTFLQQNSPEVIPRLAVESNTASPFQQTSQVRSGVQFDQSRQWLTGKFFWATAGCSISALLISMCFFLLIPRLWVNRSFFNNETIEADTQPLVGFTEKVQLGEMGEILESSERVLELSIYDNESDEPVTISEFVEKFGLDEPLFRGAVLSNYKNGGWSKVRRRSNWRLLNSSELDDQSLYRQEITLEPIGTNVLFIMYPCLGMDMLSNTENLLDIETMEVRQSEPPNRNENTKYNVLTAKKPGDNLELDQLDDPRMYLQLPKKDIRKLIQFTKELMASHPELKSDREKAKFIESYLRDSGNFSYTLNMSIADPTIDPVEDFLFNRKSGHCEYYASALALMLRAIKIPARVISGFKGGEEKMLSNRLEIQQRFAHSWVEAFLDNHWETLDATPALQRATIVAQNATSFSSWKGMTKILSEFWSDYVIGVSYQRQKQTFYDPIFRVGKKLNQWLFNFRSMISGMVVKGKNLLLNPRRWFSWEGGLAVFIIAGLLFGLKWSLLLMIRFVRYLFHPKTGQKKALNSVDIAFYEKFRLLLAQKGLVRNHSETQQEFSDHVQVDLNSDLTQAQIIDYPDRFTKLFYRVRYGNHPLASQESDEVSQKLSKLEAVLSEEKDLPQK, encoded by the coding sequence GTGAACTTAACACTCACATTTCAACTCAGCATTTATCTGCTCATTTCCTTATCCAGCATCATGTTTATGTTGGCAGAAGGTGGCGCTTTTCCCCAGCTGGTAACAATCCCCCTGGGTTTACTCACGCTGTTCTTCACAGATCGCTGGTCTAAGTTTAGCTTGAGTCCTCTGTGGGCAAATGTTCTGGGGCTCTTTGCTTTTCTGTTTGTGTGTGCCGAGTTTTTTTCAGATATTGAAGGCCGCTTGCTTTCCGGTGCTCACTTTTTAGTCTATCTGACCTGGATCATCCTACTGCAAAAAAAAGGAGACACTCAATACTGGTGGCTCTGCGCGTTAGGATTTCTGCAAATTGCGGTCGGTTCGGTTCTGACGGAATCGGGATATTATGGAATCCTGCTGGTTATTTATTTGTTTTTATCAATCTGGACACTCTCCATTTTTTCGCTTTACCGTACCCGAAACACATTTCTGCAACAGAATTCTCCCGAGGTGATACCCAGATTAGCAGTTGAGAGCAACACAGCTTCCCCTTTCCAACAGACAAGTCAGGTCCGCAGTGGAGTACAGTTTGATCAAAGTCGTCAATGGCTCACTGGCAAATTTTTCTGGGCCACAGCAGGTTGCTCAATCAGCGCATTATTGATCTCAATGTGTTTCTTTTTGTTGATTCCAAGATTATGGGTGAATCGTTCATTCTTTAATAACGAAACGATCGAAGCAGATACCCAACCTTTAGTTGGATTTACTGAAAAAGTACAGTTGGGTGAAATGGGTGAAATTCTAGAAAGTTCAGAACGGGTTTTAGAGCTTTCGATTTATGACAATGAATCTGACGAACCGGTCACAATTTCAGAGTTTGTCGAGAAATTTGGATTGGATGAACCTCTTTTTCGAGGTGCAGTTCTTTCTAACTATAAAAATGGTGGTTGGAGTAAAGTCAGAAGACGATCAAACTGGAGACTCTTAAATTCCTCAGAACTTGACGATCAATCCCTCTACCGTCAAGAAATCACCCTGGAACCGATCGGGACGAACGTTTTATTTATTATGTACCCATGCTTGGGCATGGACATGCTGAGCAATACGGAAAATCTCTTGGATATAGAAACGATGGAAGTTCGCCAATCAGAACCACCGAATCGTAATGAAAATACCAAATACAATGTACTGACAGCCAAAAAACCAGGCGACAATCTTGAACTGGATCAGTTAGATGACCCACGGATGTATCTACAACTACCCAAAAAAGATATACGGAAATTGATTCAGTTCACCAAAGAGTTAATGGCTTCTCACCCGGAATTGAAATCAGATCGCGAGAAAGCCAAATTTATTGAATCGTACTTACGGGATTCAGGAAATTTCAGCTACACACTCAATATGTCAATCGCTGATCCAACGATTGACCCCGTAGAAGATTTTCTGTTTAACCGAAAATCGGGACATTGTGAATATTATGCGTCTGCATTGGCATTGATGCTGAGAGCGATCAAAATTCCAGCACGGGTGATTAGTGGCTTCAAAGGTGGTGAAGAAAAAATGCTCTCAAATCGCTTAGAGATTCAGCAACGCTTTGCTCATTCCTGGGTGGAAGCGTTCCTGGATAATCACTGGGAAACGCTGGACGCAACTCCTGCTTTACAGCGTGCCACAATCGTTGCTCAGAATGCGACCTCATTTAGTAGTTGGAAAGGTATGACAAAAATTTTGTCTGAGTTCTGGTCGGACTATGTCATTGGAGTTTCCTATCAGAGACAAAAACAAACCTTTTATGATCCCATTTTCCGAGTGGGTAAAAAATTAAACCAATGGTTATTCAATTTTCGTTCCATGATTTCAGGCATGGTGGTTAAGGGCAAAAACCTGTTGTTGAACCCGCGTCGTTGGTTCAGTTGGGAAGGAGGGCTTGCTGTTTTTATTATTGCTGGTCTCTTATTTGGGCTGAAGTGGAGTTTACTGCTAATGATCAGATTCGTACGGTATTTATTCCACCCAAAGACAGGACAAAAGAAAGCGTTGAATTCGGTAGATATCGCCTTTTATGAAAAATTTCGATTGTTACTCGCCCAAAAAGGCCTGGTACGAAATCATTCGGAAACTCAGCAAGAGTTTTCAGATCATGTTCAAGTTGATTTGAACTCTGATCTGACGCAGGCCCAAATCATTGATTATCCGGACCGATTTACAAAACTGTTTTATCGGGTCAGATATGGCAACCACCCTCTCGCATCACAAGAATCTGATGAGGTTTCTCAAAAACTGAGCAAACTTGAGGCAGTCTTATCAGAAGAAAAAGATCTCCCACAAAAATAA